In Runella sp. SP2, the genomic window CTTTTGCCCCGCTTGGGCCTTTCATGGCAACCAAAGATGAAATCGCTGATCCTCATACTCTTCGCCTTTGGTTGAAAGTGAATGATGAGATGCTGCAAGATTCAAATACCGATGACATGGTGTTTAAGATCCCAACGTTGGTAAGTTACCTAAGTCAATTTATGACTTTGCTTCCTGGCGATGTTATCTCAACAGGAACGCCGTTTGGGGTAGGGCTGGGCTTTAAGCCGCCAAGATACCTCAAAGCGGGCGATGTAGTCGAATTAGGCATCGAGGGACTTGGAACGCAACGCCAAGTGGCAGAAGCGTATCAATAAGACGAGTAAAAAAACTCGGCATTTTAGTTTATTATTTGTGCGGCTTGATGGTCTCCATTGAGCCGCACGCTTTTTCATTGATTTCAACCTATCTATCCAAACTTCAGACCATGTATCGGTTTTTGTGCTTACTGCTTTGTTGCACTTCTCTTCTTACGTTTGCTCAAAAGAAAAACGAAAAATTTCAATACCACATTTTTGAAGCCAATGGAGCTATTAAAATTGACGGCTTAGAAAATGACGCCGCTTGGCAACAGACTGAACTGGCGAAAGATTTTCACATGGTGACCCCCATGGACACAAGCCTGGCGCGCAACAAAACTGAAATGCGCCTCTGCTACGACCAACATAATTTATACATCATTGCGGTTTGTTACAAGGCGATAAAAGGCTCTTTTGTGGTTGAATCGTTAAAACGGGACTTTAATTTTGGCCTCAACGATAACTTTTTTGTGGTGCTAGATACATTTGAAGACCTCACGAATGGCTATTCGTTTGGGGCAAGTGCCGCAGGGGCGATTTGGGACGGGCAAGAGGCTGATGGAACGATGATAAACCTTAACTGGGACAATAAATGGCATTGTGTAACGCGCAATTATGAAGATCGCTACGTCTGGGAAGCGGCTATTCCGTTTAAAACTATTCGCTACCGCCCCGATAATTTACGTTGGGGTATTAATGGCAGCCGTTTGGACTTGGCGACCAACGAAAAATCGGCGTGGGCGCCCGTTCCGCGTCAGTTTCAATCGGCCAATTTAGGATATGCTGGGGTATTGGTGTGGGATAAGCCTTTGCCACCTGCTGGAAAAAATATCTCATTGATTCCTTACGCCTTGACGAGTATTTCTAAAAATCAATTAGCAAAAACACCAGCTGACTTTAAGCCAAACATCGGTGGTGATGCTAAAATTGCCCTCAATTCATCGCTCAACTTAGACTTAACTGTGAATCCTGATTTCTCTCAAGTGGAAGTGGACGTGCAGCAAACCAACCTCGATCGTTTTGAGTTATTTTTCCCCGAACGTCGTCAGTTTTTCCTTGAAAATGCGGATTTGTTCGCCAACTTCGGTTTTGCTACGTTACGGCCTTTCTTTTCCCGTCGGATTGGACTTGGTGTGCCGTTGTTGTTTGGAGCACGTTTGAGCGGAAAATTGGATAAAAATTGGCGAATTGGCGTATTAGACACGCAAACCAAAGAGGATGGTGCAACGCCCGCCCAAAACTTCGCGGTGGTGGCCTTGCAACGAAAGGTGTTTGCTCGCTCGAACGTAGGCTTGCTGATGGTGAATAAACAGTCGCTAAATCTTGATGAAAGTGTTCACAAAGGCGCATCGGCGTTTAATCGAAACGTAGGAGCCGAGTTTAACTTAGCCTCGGCCAATAACATCTGGACGGGGAAAGCCACCGTTTTGAAATCATTCAGTCCAAACGTTTCGGGTAATGACGTTGCTATTGCGAGTATTTTGAACTATAACAAAGCCAATTTTTTTTGGCAATGGCGTTATGAATTTGTGGGCGAAAATTACAACGCGGAAGTAGGTTACGTCCCTAATGCTGCCCGCCGTGGGTACCAAATGATGGCTCCTAACGTGGGGTATTTATTTTTTGTAAACTCCCCTTTATTGATTAGTCATGGCCCCTTGGTTCAGTCCACTTTATTTTGGAATAAATCAGGCAATCTGACGGATAATGAAACCTACATGGCTTACAATTTTAATTTTAGAAGCCGTGCCATTGGAACAGCTTGGGTAGCAACAAATTACGTTCAACTTCTGGCCCCTTTTGACCCAACTAATACTGGCCGTGAAAGATTGGCCACAGGGACTAAGCATTATTGGAATTCTTTTGGAACAGAGTTTACGTCAAGCCCTCGAAACCGATTTACGTATTCGTTTGCCACGCGCTATGGTGGCTTTTATGCCGACGGAACGCGCCTCAATTTAAGAACCACGCTGGGCTATCGTTTTCAGCCCTACGTAGCGACCAAGTTTTCGGTGGATTACAACATTATCAAAGTACCCTATTTGCAAAAGCCTGTTGAACTGTTGCTGGTAGGGCCACGGGTGGATGTGACATTCCGCAACAATCTTTTTTGGACGACTTTTGTGCAATACAACAATCAAGCAGATAATGTCAACCTAAACACGCGTTTGCAATGGCGCTACCAACCTGCGTCCGACTTGTTTATCGTCTATACCGACAATTATTTGCCCGAAAATTTGATGATTAAAAACCGAGCGTTGGTGCTCAAACTGACGTATTGGTGGAATATCTAAGTTGTGTATTTTTGCAAAAAATACGTAAATGAACATAAAAGTTGTTGCGTTCGACGCGGATGATACATTGTGGGTAAATGAGCCTTTTTTTTATGAAACAGAAAGGAAACTCTGTGCCTTATTGGAGGATTATTTACCCCACCACACGATTTCTCAAGAGTTGTATCGAATGCAAATTCATAACCTGCCGTTGTACGGGTATGGAGTTAAGAGCTTTATCTTGAGCATGATAGAGATGGCGTTGTCGGTGTCGGAGAAAACCATCAGTTTGGATGTCATTGAGAGAATCATTGCACTTGGTAAAGAAATGCTCGAAAAACCGATTGAACTTCTGGACGACGTCGAACATGTTTTACATTCGCTTTCGGGGCGGTATCGGTTGGTGGTGGCCACCAAAGGGGACTTGTTAGACCAAGAACGAAAATTGAAAAAATCGGGCTTGGAGCATTATTTCCACCATATCGAAATCATGAGTGAAAAGCGCGAAGTCGATTACCGTAAACTTATCAAACACCTTGATATTGCTCCCGAAGAATTTGTCATGATTGGTAATTCGCTCAAATCCGATGTGTTGCCAGTATTGACCATGGGTGGGCACGGATTTCACGTGCCGTTTCATACGACTTGGGCTTTTGAACAAATCGATCATCGCGTCGAACATGCTAATTTCAAGGAGTTTACTTCATTGAAAGAAGTGCTGGCGCATTTGTAATGTTAAAAGCAATGTTGAAAAGGGATTGGTGGGCTTAGTACCAATTCTAAACTGGCGAATTGAATTTTAGGGAAACCTTTGGCATGTGAAAGGCGTGTTGTGAGCAACCCTTGACACTGGGAGGTCGGGTTATGAGCAACCCTCTGCACGAGAAAGCAGGTTGTGAGCAACCTGCTGCACGGAGTGAAAAAATATTTTTTGGAAAAAAAATTGGAAGTAAATATTTTTATAAACAATTTTGTCGAGAAAAAAAAGAAAAGGTAAATGCCAAAAATCGACCACGATACCAAAGAGCGTATTTTAGCTGCCGCCGAGAAAGTGTTTCACGCCAACGGATTCAAAGGGGCGCGAACCTCGCTCATTGCGGAAGAAGCGGGTATCAGTCGGACGATGATGCACTACTATTTCAATTCCAAAGAAGAACTGTTTCAGGAAGTGCTCAAGCGGTCAGTAGGGGTTGTCCTCGCACACGCCCAAGGGGTTTTGACCCAGCCTCGCGACCTGAAAGAAATGGTCAACGGTTTGATTGATTTGTTGTGCGATGTTTGTGCGTTAAAACCTGGTTTGCCGACTTTTGTGGTTAATATTTTTAATGAATCGCCCGAAATTGCGTATTTCATGGCGATGGGACAATCAGATGAACTT contains:
- a CDS encoding HAD family hydrolase, which translates into the protein MNIKVVAFDADDTLWVNEPFFYETERKLCALLEDYLPHHTISQELYRMQIHNLPLYGYGVKSFILSMIEMALSVSEKTISLDVIERIIALGKEMLEKPIELLDDVEHVLHSLSGRYRLVVATKGDLLDQERKLKKSGLEHYFHHIEIMSEKREVDYRKLIKHLDIAPEEFVMIGNSLKSDVLPVLTMGGHGFHVPFHTTWAFEQIDHRVEHANFKEFTSLKEVLAHL
- a CDS encoding DUF5916 domain-containing protein, with translation MYRFLCLLLCCTSLLTFAQKKNEKFQYHIFEANGAIKIDGLENDAAWQQTELAKDFHMVTPMDTSLARNKTEMRLCYDQHNLYIIAVCYKAIKGSFVVESLKRDFNFGLNDNFFVVLDTFEDLTNGYSFGASAAGAIWDGQEADGTMINLNWDNKWHCVTRNYEDRYVWEAAIPFKTIRYRPDNLRWGINGSRLDLATNEKSAWAPVPRQFQSANLGYAGVLVWDKPLPPAGKNISLIPYALTSISKNQLAKTPADFKPNIGGDAKIALNSSLNLDLTVNPDFSQVEVDVQQTNLDRFELFFPERRQFFLENADLFANFGFATLRPFFSRRIGLGVPLLFGARLSGKLDKNWRIGVLDTQTKEDGATPAQNFAVVALQRKVFARSNVGLLMVNKQSLNLDESVHKGASAFNRNVGAEFNLASANNIWTGKATVLKSFSPNVSGNDVAIASILNYNKANFFWQWRYEFVGENYNAEVGYVPNAARRGYQMMAPNVGYLFFVNSPLLISHGPLVQSTLFWNKSGNLTDNETYMAYNFNFRSRAIGTAWVATNYVQLLAPFDPTNTGRERLATGTKHYWNSFGTEFTSSPRNRFTYSFATRYGGFYADGTRLNLRTTLGYRFQPYVATKFSVDYNIIKVPYLQKPVELLLVGPRVDVTFRNNLFWTTFVQYNNQADNVNLNTRLQWRYQPASDLFIVYTDNYLPENLMIKNRALVLKLTYWWNI
- a CDS encoding TetR/AcrR family transcriptional regulator, translating into MPKIDHDTKERILAAAEKVFHANGFKGARTSLIAEEAGISRTMMHYYFNSKEELFQEVLKRSVGVVLAHAQGVLTQPRDLKEMVNGLIDLLCDVCALKPGLPTFVVNIFNESPEIAYFMAMGQSDELPKVLDRLLEEAKQQGTVQSDITGEHLMLHIYGLCSMAYLAHNYIKAKEKRSDEAMAAFLEERRVQIKSFVWHALGNQGI